The Candidatus Neomarinimicrobiota bacterium DNA segment GCCGGACAGAACCATCGGACTCATAGGCGCCCAGCACCAACACCTCGCTGACGAAACCGGCGATCCGCTTGGGCGGCAGATTGACCAGCGCGATCACCTGCCTGCCGATTAAATCCGACGGTTCATAGTGGTCGGTAAGCTGGGCACTGGACGACCGCTGGCCAAAGTCGCCAAAGTCGATGGTCAGCTGGTAAGCGGGCTGGCGCGTGCCACTTGCAGGCTCCGCCCCGCTGATGGTGCCGACTCTGA contains these protein-coding regions:
- a CDS encoding tRNA-binding protein, which codes for MTAHISHKEFSRLEIRVGTISGAEPASGTRQPAYQLTIDFGDFGQRSSSAQLTDHYEPSDLIGRQVIALVNLPPKRIAGFVSEVLVLGAYESDGSVRLLQPDSPVENGSRLQ